The Triticum aestivum cultivar Chinese Spring chromosome 6D, IWGSC CS RefSeq v2.1, whole genome shotgun sequence genomic sequence CGGTTTTGATCCATTGAGCACAAAATCAAGGAATTGTCTTGGCTGTTCGAGGGAGGTTCCTATGAATTGTGGAAGAGACAATTCAACTCATCGGCAAGTGGCGTTTTATCCAATAGATGGCGTCTACAAGTTCCCCACGAATTCTTGGCCCTCTGATGCCAGAAATCTGAAAGAGTGTGAAGCCTCCTGCTTAAAGGACTGTACCTGTACTGCCTTTGCTTACAATGTGACATGCCTGTTATGGTTTTGGGAGTTACGGAACACAGTAGTGCTTGACTCTGGTTCAAATGGCAATCGTTTGTACATACGTGttgccaccaaacaacaacatgAAACTTCGGGTTTCAGAGCTGCTCCTCTGTTTCTAACGGCAATGGCCGCGTTAACCATCATTGTTATTGTCATTGGTCTGACTGTTTTGTGGAGATGCAGAACAAAGTTATTCAGAGCAAGAACTATGTATGAAAACGGAAGCCTTGTGGTTTTCTCATTTGCACAAATAAAGAACTCAACAAAAAAATTCTCTGAAAAACTCGGAGAAGGTGGTTTTGGCTGTGTTTTCATGGGGACATTGCCAGGTTCTGCCGCAGTGGCCGTCAAAAGGCTAAAATGCCTTGGACAAGGAGAGAAGCAGTTTCGAGCAGAGGTGCAGACCATTGGGATGATTCAACACAACAATCTTGTTCGGCTACTTGGATTCTGTGCTGATAGCAGTAGCAGGTTATTGGTGTATGAGTACATGGAAAAAGGTTCTTTAAACTCACATCTCTTCCGTAAGGATTCTGCAAAACTGAGCTGGAAGCTGCGGTACCATATAGCACTTGGAACAGCAAGAGGCCTGGCTTATCTGCACGAGGAGTGCAAGGATTGCATTATACACTGCGACATGAAGCCGGACAATGTACTTCTTGATGCACAGTTCTGTCCCAAGATTGCCGACTTTGGTATGGCGAAGCTTCTTGGTCGAGATTTCAGTAGGGCCCTGACAACAATGAGAGGGACCATCGGATACCTTGCACCGGAGTGGATCTCAGGGCTGCCGATCACACATAAGGCTGACGTCTACAGCTATGGAATGATGCTTTTTGAAATCATATCAGGGCGAAGAAATGCGGAGAAAATTAAAGAAGGGAGCTTTACTTACTTTCCCATCTTTGCTGCAGTCAAGGTGCATGAAGGGGATGTTATGTGCCTGTTGGATAGCAGGTTGGAAGGCGATGCGGATTTGGAGCAGCTGAGCAGAGCTTGCAGAATTGCGTGTTGGTGCATTCAAGATGCTGAAGATCATAGGCCAATGATGGGGCAAGTTGTTCAGATGCTAGAAGGTGTTCTGGATGTCGAAGTACCTCCCATTCCAAGGTCACTGCAGAATTTTGTGGGCATGGAGGATTGATTGCACTCGCCCTAAAGGCCTGTACTGTCTCTGAAAGACTAAAAAAACCTATTTCTGTTTGTCCAAATCTATGTCAAGAATTAAGTTTTCAGAGTTATGTGTATTTTATATTCTCCAAACTACGCTTATCCCCTATCTGCCAAGGTTCTGAACTGCAATTTGCTATCATTATAGCCTTGTGATATTGTGCCTTCACTTGTTTCTCTGTTGGCATGATGGCTTGACCATTCGACAATCAGAACCGTAAATCTTTATGTATTtatatgtttttttgaatttttctttaTATGAATTTGAGTTCAAGATATGGGGTGAATGAATTCTACTAGATGTACTTACTGCACCGCATACTCCCGTCTTTCCACAAACTAATGAAGTAATCCTGCTGTTTGAAGCAGGGTCCTCAATGGTTCACTGCAGTAGCACACATGTTTGCAGAATATCAATTATGTCTTTTTCCACGCGCTAAATTTACTTGTTAACATGGTTGTAGATTGTTGTGAATAATTGGGTAACCACATGAAAGTATGAATGATATGAATACATTTCTGGCTGTCTGTAATGCGCAGAATTTAGATTAGATCCATGGACACTTCAGAATAGAACTCTAAAACAAGCAGCAAGTAATTTTTTTAAAACTCCGTCAGCCTCTGCTTTAAGCTTGGTTGGAATTTTTTAAGTTTTTTAGGGGGTTGAAAACACTTTTATATTCAACAAATAAGGAGTCTGGGATACGAATAATTCCAGGAGTCCCTAACAACCACACATAACGACCAGGATCTAATGATGCCGCTGCCTTTGCCAGATCATGTGCTTCAAAATCCTCATTTCATTCTTTTCTTTGCCTTGATGTCTTGAATAATGGTGCTGCTGACGCCCAGGAATGGCTTCTCCAGGTGATTAACCGTTGCCAGACAGTCCGCCGCGATGATTATCTTCCTCACATAGAGATCAGAAGCCAAATTAAGACCCTCCAAGCATGCCATCGCCTCCAAAGGTTCTGGTTCTGGTTCAGCTAAGTTGCTCACCACTACAGCCGAAGCCCCCAGATATGTCCTCGTTCCGACACACCGCCGCAATGGGTCCTTTCTCCTGGTTCCTTGAAACCGAAAGCATCCACATTCACCTCAGGGAAGCCCGAAGATGGTGGAATCTAAGGGAGCGTTCGGAATCCCTCCACTCCAGAGTCAGCCCGCGGAGCCGGCGGAGCTGCAGGCTGGAAAATACGCGCTCCACAGATCCGCGGAGCTGGCGGAAGGCCGAACAGGCCCTAAATTCATGGATCTAATCTGACAGGTTGACGAGAGAGAaactccatgcaagaaatctgatGAGACCTGATACCTCCACTCTCCATAAGGACTTCCATTGTTTCTGGGTTGTACCATAGTCACAGGTTGCCTCTCGTTCTTCCAGCCAGTCTGTCCTCCTCTTCGTATCAGTGAGCAGCCGGTACGCCGAACGGACAGGGAACACTCGTTGTGCTCATAATTCCATGCCCAAGAATCATCAACATTCCAAGAGCCGAGTGGGATATTGAGAACGACATGTGCGTCCGGTGCCTGCAGATGTCCCCGGACTAGATCAGCGTTGTGGTCTTTTGACGCCCCATCAATGAATTCTTCAACCAACTCCAGAGGGGTGGCCGACCGTGGGTGCAGCGTTCTTAGCATCTCTATTATCCCTTTGGTAGCCAATTGTCCTCCTAGACAGTGGGGTAGCCAGGCCCCAGGCAAGAGCGGCCGTGGCCTGGGCGTGTGGCTGAAATCCTGACTGTAGCATAGGTTATTAGAGTAACTCCAGCAGATTACTGTAAAAGGGATTTAGGGTATTACTGTAAAAGGGGTTTAGGGTATACTGTAAAAGGTTTTTTGAGTAAAGGGCAGGTTCGGACAGAACAGATACTGTAAAACATGTATGCAAAAAATATTTCTCCTTTCATTTCTCATACAAATTTGCATGTCAACTCGATATgatctacaccctctgttcctccTTATAGTGTGCCTTTGTTGGTAGCCCTTATACCAAGACATGAGCTGGCGCTCCGTTTGCACAAAAATTGCCCCTCCCCATCCCCTGATATCTTCACGAAGCTAGGTATGCGAAGCCCGGTCTTCAATCTTCTGGTATGTCTCAAGAAAAGCTTGGATCCGGTCCGGGTTCCTGCGAGGTTTCACACAGCTACCATTGTCATACTCAAATGTCAAGTTCAAGTCCCTCTCATCCTTGATGATCATGTTGTGGAGAATCACACAAACCGTCATGATGTTGGTGAGAGATTTCTTACTTGAAAAATGAGCAGGACCTCGAACTATAGAAAACCGAGCTTGCAACACACCAAAAGCTCTCTCAATGTCCTTCCAGCAAGCTTCTTGGCAAGCAGCAAATCAACATTGCTTCTTACCTTGAGGTTTTGAGATTATCTTAACAAATGGTGACCATGAAAGATAGATACCGTCAGCTAGATAATACCCCATGTCATATGCATGGCCATCGCTATAGGCCATGGGGCGTTATCCTGCTAGGAGACGGCAAGGACAGAGAATAGAGACCATGGGGATGAAGGGGaatgcagcagaaaacaaaaaatttccgacctacgcaccagcccaggaccactatggagactgcatacatggtttgatctttttcgttaccgactcgtagcgcagcgggaagtagagtcgatgacaatcggcggtgcagatccccgtagctacgatttacaacctcccaaccgcgaggatgtataccctcatctgctccttagaaaccctccgggaggcggtcgaacagccccccggacggtgtcccggacagcccttcgggaggaccttcgaaactcgaacggtcactcggacagcccttcgggaggaccttcgaaattcggacggtcacacggatagcccttcgggaggcactcacgaactaagaccgaaactacgatctctctacagagttgcacacatacggtgtcatctatccggcagggcttcgccgtccagaactagttcctgccagaacccagacagccttacggctctacgaaactcttttcgtgggagcgagagaagaagccagataatgcatggcatgtgtatgagagcaagggatgatcctttaggcagccccctccacccctatttataggccaagcccaagggtggcttctccaaaaagccaaggggggaaataccaaaaaggccctcaaggtggcttctccaagaagccaagcaaaaagcactttcactattcatgacgacatttttcagcgtccgttcgaactgaaaatatttatgtgggctcagaatatttccagtacccactaaaataattttcaacgcgttccgaaacaatttcggtttagtgattttcatctgcgaaaagcaaacaagaatgcgttttcactattcatgaagacaatttttcgcgtccactaaatccgaaaatatttctgtgggtcttagaataattccagtacccactaaaatgattttggattcgttccgaaacaatttcagattagtgaatttcatctgcgaaaaacatctgaagtggttccggcagctccggagcatatccggttattatcccggaaaattccagaaagcttccagaatgattctggcatcctccaagaattatcaggcatgtgccgaaaccaatttgactttatggtatcccctgaaacaacctTTCAGTTtcaccggaactcatccggtgacctctctctgcggaacttttcccctgtccgaaactttttcggtgattttctctcagtccctgtctagtattcagcagatagatgacccttaagtgtgtgaccctataggttcggtgaagtatagacatgacccggaaccccttccgatcaatgatcaacatcggagccatggacacccatattgacccctatacccacacgaataaatattcgagtgaacctccagttgccgtgtgctattcctgttgcttcatgatatatcacaaacacctgaggtgagatttattgcatccccgtgggccaacactttgtccactatgcaagttacctcgttaccgtttttgttctcttttctcgttccgtgttccggcatccccgtgatcaaatcacaaagtgtctggccagacgatgatggacaccgtaacaccgagagggcccgagtatatctctccatcgtcggaggagcaaatcccaatctcgagctatcaagttacttaacatactttcccatgaacccgtaagccgctgtaatagccttccagttacggatgacgtttaacaaaccccaaagttcatgaagcaagcatgaagaaactcgatactctcatggtctaaggaattgtgcaaacattaactatctctgtgttataaaccattaacttgtgacgaatgtatctcatagcataacatcaattccggtcgattcaacacaaatgtccttcctgacattgtgccctcaaagttgcttggcatagacatgcccatgattgggaaaatataatcatcatgcaacacttgagctagtcttagaggcacgactaggaatacattttaccgtttattattccacacgtgcatatgggttctcccagagcctttatggatatacgggctcgggaaccaaagcagttatagcatggaacacaaacataattatgaacagggagataattaataacatttattattgcctctagggcatatctcctacagactcccactttcactagagacaataatctagcttatgctaatgcacttcacacctgtggcacactggtgtaaatatgcttcgcttgtggtatagcctgatttccaacggatctgacgacttcagctccgtgtgtatctttgcatgtcctcgcattttcacgttttcacaaaattcatattttgtgtggacttggctttgtatgtatgtgaatcaccggtcgaacctggattcctcagactgagttatggagcaactatctgcagtagtgtcccattgtcaaaagtcatcttggaaccatactaagttcatgaatgaactatatgattcaacatcttgtttgtcgcttctaaagcgtcaacatacttagcccttgttatagaattcgccacagtaactagtttgaacaaattccaactaactgtgccaccacattgtgtgttacacaaaacccttaatttaaatcgaaaatcgcatggagaaaagatgaagactgtatcgatgtaacattttacaacgaactcttcatgatctttgcttgcgagaaaaccatgtcatcagtacttactctagtactctatgacatctttcactgttgtcccatgatcagtaatttgatcactttggtatccatactcgcaacaccttgggagtatcggacatatctggttgttttacataccatggaatacatgattaatccaaacacaagagtgtgtggaatctccatcatgtattttactcatcagtgttttgggacaccgagtctcgcaaaaatctttccatgtgacttcggcaagaatcactccttggcgttttaaatgctaaaaggttttagcatcttgtcaatatgtattcattgcttagccccattaggtaaatctatctccatagatcaccatgcctaatattgaggctatttagcctaagcacttcatcgaaaaactattttcaaatgaagtcctaattcgtgtcaagaaatttatttccaattaccaatgtgccaagcacataaggtttttagaaatattattacgctcccacttactttcttgaattacaagaatcttcgttacccattgatgaagtcaaacccctttgaccatttcatcaaagcacgatccaactccattttgctctcttctgtccatagctggaactctgaagtttgcacccttactagcatcctctggatagacaaaatgccttggactgtaacacatgcaagtccttggtttcatttccatcagatggaaatcctattgtcatccatgtttcatatctcatgattgaaatatgtattaattgctagttcaacccgaaccgactttaagcatcgatacgatgaaaacaacctcatcgtagtcaactcttgaacttgttatttcaacaagtcgagctttatggataaaacatttttatccgtatcagttttaagttccataaatattcgttagactctaagtcttccgaaaggtgtatcaaggttttaatcttgaatcacttatatggaaactaactcgggttgtattggcatttagccaattctggagtcagggcccatcaacgcttccttgtgtatcgtaggtataatgttgtctaacaacaatatctcgtttgcgcacctgagaggtttgcacgagccttgcctacgtggttcagctgcaagttcgaccgaagttcatacattttattgtagagacttccgtatcagtcgcagtaggaaactctggaattacttccaaggtctctttcctttgatctgatgacgtagatactgtttatctcgtcgagttgcactattctcccactcacctttttgaaagaaccattctctttaaaagcacaccgtttcgcggcaaaactatttgcctcggtatagtgagggaggaatacccaacattttggtataacctacaaagtagcacttgtctgatttggaataggtttgtaaccttttacacaagccccatattccaaatgttaagaaaagatataacatggttgggcgtaccataccatggcttcatttcaacagacccgatgtagctcttttcagtgtaaaagccgcagtctctaaagcatcactttaaaagggataatggcaaatttatttatgtcatctttgaccttaccatgtcataaatggtttgattacatctccacggactttccacttgcagtggtgttccgggaggtgcaagttatgaaacccctttcacaactcatcagacattcgctaaacatgtaactcaaatattcctttgtgcaatcaaattgcagaaacataattttcttgttacaataacttctacttcattttgagaacctttcgaatgatttcaaaagatccagacttacgtctcatcaagtaaatatccatatatctacttgagtcatttctgaagataaataaatccaccactaacaacacttatcggactacacacatcaaatgtatgatcactaataagtttgttgttcgttccttatggcctgtgaacggtattttagtcacttcacttttcggaggaaagttgcaagtgtcagatgattcaaaatcaaaaagacttcaaaatccatcataatggaattttccatgcgggtttctccaatgtgaccaaatgtagtgccacacttgtgtggtattcttttagtcttgcgacatttagcgtcagtgttatggatgtatcatattaccatcaatattcataacatacgtcccatcgatgatggaagtatggcccttatgttattcataatacttaacaacaattgttgtttttatgaacaactcttttgcaacaaacattgtgcaatgggctagagtgtatgaaactctaaaatgaattatgaaagtaaacccagaggtattgtattattatcaatattcataacatacatctcattcataatgaaagtatggcccttgtgttattcataacatcgaacataaaaagttctcttatgaacaaccttcttgcaagataccttatgcaatgggatagagtttgtaaaactctaaatgaattatgaaaataaatacagacggcaatacaccgatggaaggtatagtaacatttactatgttccctgtgtataccttaacctcatttctagctagtctttcaggccatagtagttcttacatcgagttgcaacagaatgcaatcgagcgggcatttttgtgatgaactcacaatacccaagaattagtgattaacatgtttaaccataattcgcaagaactatatctttgaccagccttctatac encodes the following:
- the LOC123143465 gene encoding G-type lectin S-receptor-like serine/threonine-protein kinase At2g19130 codes for the protein MARASKWRSVPPSSFVLLLPFLINLVCPGWKFTDAGDTLLPGQSLNATQILLSNNGVFKLGFNCSFSQYSYYRYCGFGTWFTNSSSHDDYSPVWQPDQLSIYVCESSSVTLSEKGKLHITDGVGNVHLISDYAMTTSNSAIAVLLDNGNLVLRDQANSSQVLWQSFDYPTGTLLPGMHLGSSMILYSYLSNYTEYDVYIANFTLSVDATRRRGFIIQQNPIGLVFAGTFPSWIVREDGDSVLTLNDAHTYMRLNGSGFVEFAKQETRSSILWSAPDSLCDFESNCGPYGICKRSGFCTCPAGFDPLSTKSRNCLGCSREVPMNCGRDNSTHRQVAFYPIDGVYKFPTNSWPSDARNLKECEASCLKDCTCTAFAYNVTCLLWFWELRNTVVLDSGSNGNRLYIRVATKQQHETSGFRAAPLFLTAMAALTIIVIVIGLTVLWRCRTKLFRARTMYENGSLVVFSFAQIKNSTKKFSEKLGEGGFGCVFMGTLPGSAAVAVKRLKCLGQGEKQFRAEVQTIGMIQHNNLVRLLGFCADSSSRLLVYEYMEKGSLNSHLFRKDSAKLSWKLRYHIALGTARGLAYLHEECKDCIIHCDMKPDNVLLDAQFCPKIADFGMAKLLGRDFSRALTTMRGTIGYLAPEWISGLPITHKADVYSYGMMLFEIISGRRNAEKIKEGSFTYFPIFAAVKVHEGDVMCLLDSRLEGDADLEQLSRACRIACWCIQDAEDHRPMMGQVVQMLEGVLDVEVPPIPRSLQNFVGMED